One segment of Panicum virgatum strain AP13 chromosome 1K, P.virgatum_v5, whole genome shotgun sequence DNA contains the following:
- the LOC120642870 gene encoding uncharacterized protein LOC120642870: MAKAGHHQILGGGGGGRKMGPAAAPAMGLQKQNSWSPDIERDEAWERRRRGMRRGGSALRRVRSVTDDDLDELRGCIDLGFGFEPPAAGSGCAACGGAGRSRLLETLPALDLYYAVHGGGGAAGAEGCACSCGAASEVSSDESPLGSPMSILSPGDTPETVKMRLKQWAQVVALSMLSRH, from the exons ATGGCCAAGGCGGGGCACCACCAGattctgggcggcggcggcggcgggaggaagatgggcccggccgcggcgcccgcgaTGGGGCTGCAGAAGCAGAACTCGTGGTCGCCCGACATCGAGCGCGACGAGgcgtgggagcggcggcgccgcgggatGCGCCGCGGGGGCTCGGCGCTGCGGCGCGTGCGGAGCGTCACGGACGACGACCTCGACGAGCTCCGCGGGTGCATCGATCTGGGGTTCGGGTtcgagccgcccgccgccgggtccgggtgcgcggcgtgcggcggcgccgggaggaGCCGCCTCCTCGAGACGCTCCCGGCGCTCGACCTCTACTACGCCgtccacggcggtggcggcgccgccggggcggAGGGGTGCGCGTGCTCGTGCGGCGCCGCGTCGGAGGTGTCCTCCGACGAGTCGCCGCTCGGCAGCCCCATGTCCATACTCTCTCCAG GCGACACGCCGGAGACGGTGAAGATGCGGCTGAAGCAGTGGGCGCAGGTGGTCGCGCTATCCATGCTGAGCCGCCACTGA